A window of Synechococcus sp. MEDNS5 contains these coding sequences:
- a CDS encoding phage terminase large subunit, with protein sequence MTEATGTRYRRKPNQPPKADDKRLKANKNKPPANVKVETGLPELLDHQRMAISVPDDHWLLMAGGRGGGKSWTLALLLVRDALRFGKSFRGALLRTDLAGLKKLQQLIEEFCNQIPQLAGTRYLVGQKTFEFANGGRLFLHYLKDENAFARFQGEDLTHCAIDEGAMISEPGPILRLCSSLRSPDPNIKPRLLMTANPGNLGSLWIFENVISRATPWQPFHNELFNHSFVVCHSTVHDNSFLDVESYVATLKASANNDPAKILAEVWGDWSATPASFFGHALSEQRSKVPWIGDQIRHLKDFSTKDLWIGLDFGVRAPSSVVLAYRTRSPINLPDGRVIAPRSVILLDEYYSCLREKDGTRRWELGDATLTVQSLAHHIEHLLERNGMVLNAIPQLHRIADAQIGAATGGMDGSIGHQLGRYGCKFAAGPKGSRATGWALMSSMMANAGTELAGLYATERMESFWATAPLAQHDTSKQDDLQLNADHTLDAVRYLLMATADQRYSGQAGQSGIRVW encoded by the coding sequence GTGACCGAAGCAACTGGAACGCGATACCGCCGCAAACCGAACCAACCGCCAAAGGCTGACGACAAGCGCCTGAAGGCCAACAAGAACAAACCACCCGCCAACGTCAAGGTCGAGACAGGGCTACCGGAACTGCTGGACCACCAGCGAATGGCGATTTCAGTGCCAGACGATCACTGGCTGTTGATGGCGGGGGGCCGCGGGGGTGGTAAGTCGTGGACGCTGGCCCTGCTGCTGGTGCGTGATGCACTCAGATTCGGCAAATCCTTCCGTGGAGCGCTCCTCCGAACCGATCTCGCCGGCCTAAAGAAACTGCAGCAATTAATCGAAGAATTTTGCAACCAAATCCCCCAACTTGCTGGAACGCGCTATTTAGTAGGCCAAAAGACCTTCGAGTTTGCGAACGGCGGCAGGTTATTTCTCCACTACCTAAAGGACGAAAATGCCTTCGCCCGATTCCAGGGTGAGGATTTAACGCACTGTGCGATCGATGAAGGCGCGATGATCAGTGAGCCTGGTCCGATCCTGCGACTCTGCAGCTCGCTCCGCTCACCAGACCCCAATATCAAGCCACGGCTGCTCATGACAGCCAACCCCGGCAACCTCGGATCACTGTGGATTTTCGAGAACGTAATCAGCCGCGCCACCCCATGGCAACCCTTCCACAACGAGCTGTTCAACCACAGCTTTGTGGTCTGCCACTCAACGGTCCACGACAACAGCTTCTTAGACGTCGAAAGCTACGTCGCAACCCTGAAGGCATCGGCCAACAACGACCCGGCCAAAATCCTCGCTGAAGTTTGGGGTGACTGGAGCGCTACCCCCGCCAGCTTCTTCGGCCATGCGCTGAGCGAACAACGCTCGAAGGTGCCCTGGATCGGCGACCAAATCCGCCACCTAAAAGACTTCAGCACCAAAGACCTCTGGATCGGCCTGGATTTCGGCGTGAGAGCCCCATCGTCGGTGGTCCTGGCCTACCGGACCCGCAGCCCGATCAACCTGCCTGACGGGCGTGTGATCGCCCCACGATCAGTGATTTTGCTCGATGAGTATTACAGCTGTCTTCGCGAAAAAGACGGCACCCGCCGCTGGGAACTAGGCGACGCAACGTTGACGGTGCAATCCCTCGCGCACCACATCGAACATCTGCTGGAACGCAACGGCATGGTGCTGAATGCGATCCCCCAGCTCCACCGCATCGCCGATGCGCAGATCGGTGCCGCAACCGGCGGAATGGACGGCAGCATCGGCCATCAGCTGGGACGCTACGGCTGCAAATTCGCTGCCGGCCCCAAAGGAAGCAGGGCCACCGGCTGGGCGTTGATGTCGTCAATGATGGCCAACGCTGGAACGGAACTTGCTGGCCTGTATGCCACCGAACGAATGGAATCGTTCTGGGCCACCGCCCCACTGGCGCAACACGACACCAGCAAACAGGACGACCTGCAGCTCAATGCCGACCACACCCTGGATGCCGTCCGTTACCTGTTGATGGCCACTGCCGACCAGCGGTACAGCGGCCAAGCAGGCCAAAGCGGCATCCGCGTGTGGTGA
- a CDS encoding DUF4041 domain-containing protein translates to MFRLISLASAVGGVVVTIAALGSPEQERIEMFVGGSGLFAGSAVAALLADAGVRRKFKPILDVEKETRYRQRLAQKGLEDVQKKIEHQRKLAQEELDKIDQAKVAANNKVRLADEHLDLLQHEVADMKNQKKGLQDENAGLRQRINDLNQDVEDLLDLDDAGFAARRYPGLDSKRLADLLKQNREKQKALGKQLLQECKLTEVTVGGSRTQGAAFVRQTVTALLRGFNGECDAAISMLKHSNDSTVLGKIERAFKFYEKQARTRVEMPWDSRLSELKVDEAYLVHENALTKQAEREEQIELRRQEREEEQARREAEEAKEAAEREAEKYEQLLARAREEAAANDQSEEYLEKIRELERRVQEAEDNRERAISRAQMTRSGHVYVISNIGSFGHNVFKVGMTRRLEPTDRVRELGDASVPFPFDIHAMIFTEDAPGLENAIHNRISARRLNLVNLRREFFTITWEELVREAEAAAEEIGVTAEIRWTRIAEAEQYRQSVSERADTNQPLRFLEQKRLQKVDANAFASSSTGVG, encoded by the coding sequence ATGTTCAGACTCATCTCCTTAGCTAGTGCTGTCGGCGGTGTTGTAGTAACCATCGCAGCGCTGGGTTCTCCAGAGCAAGAAAGAATCGAAATGTTTGTAGGGGGATCTGGTCTTTTCGCTGGCTCGGCAGTCGCGGCTTTATTGGCTGATGCAGGAGTACGCAGAAAATTCAAACCAATCCTTGATGTCGAAAAAGAAACTCGATACAGGCAAAGGCTTGCTCAAAAAGGATTGGAAGATGTTCAGAAGAAGATAGAACATCAACGAAAGCTTGCTCAGGAAGAGCTCGATAAAATCGATCAAGCAAAAGTTGCCGCCAATAACAAGGTCAGACTTGCTGATGAGCATCTGGATCTGCTTCAGCATGAAGTGGCAGATATGAAGAACCAGAAGAAAGGACTCCAGGATGAAAATGCAGGACTTCGTCAGCGAATTAATGACTTAAATCAGGATGTCGAAGACCTTTTGGACCTTGATGATGCGGGTTTTGCTGCCCGTCGCTATCCGGGCCTTGATTCAAAGCGCCTCGCTGATTTACTTAAACAAAACCGAGAGAAGCAAAAGGCTCTAGGCAAACAGCTTCTCCAAGAATGTAAATTGACTGAAGTGACCGTTGGAGGGTCTCGCACACAAGGAGCTGCCTTCGTTCGTCAAACAGTGACTGCTCTTCTACGCGGCTTCAACGGTGAATGTGATGCTGCAATCTCAATGCTTAAACATTCCAACGACTCGACTGTTCTCGGCAAGATCGAGCGCGCCTTCAAGTTCTATGAAAAGCAGGCAAGGACTCGTGTTGAGATGCCATGGGATAGTCGCCTTTCAGAGCTGAAGGTTGACGAGGCTTACCTGGTTCACGAAAACGCCTTGACTAAGCAGGCTGAGCGGGAAGAGCAGATCGAACTCAGGCGCCAAGAGCGTGAAGAAGAACAAGCTCGCCGAGAGGCAGAGGAGGCTAAAGAAGCTGCGGAGCGCGAGGCCGAGAAGTACGAGCAGTTATTGGCTAGAGCTCGTGAAGAGGCTGCTGCTAATGACCAAAGTGAGGAGTATCTCGAAAAGATCAGAGAGCTAGAGCGTCGTGTCCAAGAAGCCGAAGACAACAGAGAGCGAGCTATCAGCCGCGCACAGATGACCCGTAGTGGTCACGTGTATGTCATCAGCAATATCGGCTCCTTTGGCCACAATGTCTTCAAGGTTGGAATGACTAGGCGTCTTGAGCCGACTGACCGCGTCCGTGAGCTTGGAGATGCCTCAGTTCCTTTCCCATTCGATATCCACGCGATGATTTTCACTGAGGATGCGCCGGGCTTGGAAAATGCGATTCACAATCGAATCAGCGCACGCCGTCTAAATCTGGTGAACCTCAGACGAGAGTTCTTCACCATCACTTGGGAGGAATTGGTTCGCGAAGCCGAAGCTGCTGCGGAAGAAATCGGAGTCACAGCAGAAATTCGATGGACGCGCATCGCGGAGGCTGAGCAATACAGGCAGAGCGTCTCTGAGCGCGCCGATACAAATCAGCCCCTCAGGTTCCTGGAGCAAAAGCGTCTTCAAAAAGTAGATGCAAATGCTTTTGCGAGTTCATCAACAGGAGTTGGCTAA
- a CDS encoding recombinase family protein, translating into MTLIGYARCSTTKQDTQAQLDALAGAQCDQIFSEHISGAAPFDQRVELQNAIAACSSGDVLVVAKLDRLGRSMEDCVSRVAGLLDDDIHVRTLDGRVDTKGLGKMAKLVVGILAAAAEIERELILERTDEGRRRAQDAGVKFGRKRTWTPELAATVKQFRDQKMSYGAIAKALNISISKVRRILDAA; encoded by the coding sequence ATGACGCTTATTGGATACGCCCGCTGTTCCACCACCAAGCAAGACACGCAGGCCCAGCTCGACGCATTGGCTGGAGCGCAATGTGATCAAATTTTCAGCGAACACATCTCCGGCGCAGCACCGTTTGATCAGCGTGTGGAGCTGCAGAACGCCATTGCAGCCTGTTCGTCTGGTGATGTGCTGGTGGTGGCCAAGCTCGACCGCCTGGGACGCTCCATGGAGGACTGTGTGTCACGAGTCGCAGGGCTTCTGGATGACGACATCCACGTCCGTACCCTCGACGGCCGTGTTGACACCAAGGGCCTGGGCAAGATGGCGAAATTGGTGGTGGGCATCCTGGCCGCCGCTGCCGAGATTGAGCGCGAACTGATCCTGGAGCGCACTGATGAAGGCCGCCGCAGGGCTCAAGACGCTGGAGTGAAATTCGGCCGCAAGCGCACCTGGACACCGGAGTTGGCCGCCACGGTGAAGCAGTTCCGCGATCAAAAAATGAGCTACGGCGCAATCGCCAAAGCGTTGAACATCAGCATCAGCAAGGTGCGCCGCATCCTCGACGCCGCCTAA
- a CDS encoding AAA family ATPase, producing the protein MDTSFDFDPLEEGAFEAAEKRRLELDEQDRTCWEREQEAWLIDRPNTATDEKLLKALGLVGPADALPKHDPDKEAYEKAYEVWKSRCEDSSAQEAFAETFKTFKAEREHSAIEVQAVASPEQEAGLIDTDQADRMLKALGITKVIACAYGATNHYTPRRRQDGRYLWDSMPAVVDWAAVERDLQRPGDWSLGFISCPGGTRTLDRPGRPAEIFECSLLVYEIDSIAKADQWKLWEQAGLPEPTLVMDSGRNSLHVWYRLAAPVSVEQGRIARERLAAAITEVLPGEAKADTSMVSPHQPARLAGGIHPKTGERSTIVLETGNVFELDALMALCRELPEKVSSDRTGTIWRDDEDCQVDRADLPELPLSKPVPLSLALGNTTVELIASGMEPGQGGRRVAANRLSKTLQAAEAQLQELGQPFEGSALELWQQFLERSNSDGDLDDVDQVYDAHWEQDHIGEGDLSQAGLLLRLRQFAIDNCGWDPDHWIKNPAPGGWIARARAFTQQNLEKLRELCSEGNRRNRERVVAKEVKAVRPAFSTLMEKLYDAVVKEDEDREMSIRAELWENYRCREQTVEIRLFKLLQKRAIGFKPNQKTKRRGVSFRSIAGTEWKLPGFLPSNDITLVWGMRGSGKTRLALEISVQGMQGQGLLDRPANLNPTKVLFIASDSGGDPLKEELQDMGFDVDNDPLFDPSTDLFELWCYSQEEQQEAWGCGIRGRIELFEWAKANKGAVVVMDSAKAITAKGGCDYTDNATVTEFMTFLKECVCPFVTVLVVAHDGTRPGRAGGAAAWEEIPSMVIGCEKPKDEDGKPMASQRLLTVHKSRKADERGFSYKVAEDGRLALCPGAEVVGDMRTAIVNQMVEWWDQGRPTATTDELVEALRGKRFMLSRKTVQNNCSDLIRGKTPKLQRVKGKQGTFKVNPYWLRSNR; encoded by the coding sequence ATGGATACTTCATTTGATTTCGACCCCCTCGAGGAGGGTGCTTTTGAAGCTGCCGAAAAACGGCGGCTGGAACTCGATGAGCAGGATCGAACCTGTTGGGAACGGGAGCAGGAAGCATGGCTAATCGATCGGCCCAACACCGCCACCGACGAGAAGCTGCTCAAAGCCCTTGGATTGGTGGGTCCTGCTGATGCTCTGCCGAAGCACGACCCAGACAAAGAAGCGTACGAAAAGGCTTATGAAGTCTGGAAGTCGCGTTGTGAGGACTCCTCGGCTCAAGAGGCGTTTGCCGAGACTTTCAAGACCTTCAAAGCTGAACGCGAACATTCTGCGATTGAGGTTCAGGCGGTTGCCTCCCCTGAGCAGGAAGCAGGGCTGATCGACACGGATCAGGCCGACCGGATGCTGAAGGCCCTGGGCATCACCAAGGTGATCGCTTGCGCCTACGGGGCGACGAACCACTACACACCCCGACGGCGCCAAGACGGTCGCTACCTCTGGGATTCGATGCCCGCCGTGGTGGATTGGGCTGCGGTGGAGCGTGATCTGCAGCGGCCTGGTGACTGGAGCTTGGGATTCATCAGCTGCCCTGGCGGCACCCGCACGCTGGACAGACCAGGGCGGCCAGCGGAAATCTTCGAGTGCAGCCTGCTGGTCTACGAAATCGATTCGATCGCCAAAGCCGATCAATGGAAGCTTTGGGAGCAGGCAGGGCTGCCCGAGCCCACCCTGGTGATGGACAGCGGCCGCAATTCGCTGCACGTCTGGTATCGGCTGGCTGCGCCGGTGTCGGTGGAGCAGGGCCGGATTGCGCGGGAGCGATTGGCTGCGGCAATCACCGAGGTGCTGCCCGGCGAGGCCAAGGCCGACACCTCGATGGTGAGCCCCCACCAGCCTGCACGATTGGCCGGTGGCATCCACCCCAAGACCGGCGAGCGCAGCACCATCGTTTTGGAGACGGGCAACGTCTTCGAGCTGGACGCGCTGATGGCCCTGTGCCGCGAGTTGCCCGAGAAGGTCAGCTCGGATCGCACCGGCACGATCTGGCGCGATGACGAGGACTGCCAAGTGGACAGGGCTGATTTGCCGGAGTTGCCGTTGTCGAAGCCGGTGCCGTTGTCGCTGGCCCTGGGTAATACCACCGTTGAGTTAATCGCCAGTGGCATGGAACCAGGCCAGGGTGGTCGACGTGTCGCTGCCAATCGACTTAGCAAAACGCTGCAGGCAGCCGAAGCGCAGCTGCAGGAGCTGGGCCAGCCGTTCGAGGGTTCAGCCCTGGAGCTATGGCAGCAGTTTCTGGAGCGCAGCAACAGCGACGGCGATCTGGATGATGTCGATCAGGTTTACGACGCGCATTGGGAGCAAGACCACATCGGTGAAGGCGACCTGAGCCAAGCAGGGCTGCTGCTGCGGTTGCGCCAATTCGCCATCGACAACTGTGGGTGGGATCCCGATCACTGGATCAAGAACCCGGCGCCTGGCGGGTGGATCGCAAGGGCCAGGGCCTTTACGCAGCAGAACCTGGAGAAGCTCCGCGAGCTTTGTTCTGAGGGCAATCGCCGCAACCGCGAACGTGTTGTCGCGAAGGAGGTGAAGGCTGTGCGGCCTGCCTTCTCCACCCTGATGGAAAAGCTTTACGACGCGGTGGTGAAGGAAGACGAAGACCGCGAGATGAGCATTAGGGCGGAGCTGTGGGAGAACTACAGATGCCGCGAACAGACTGTTGAAATCCGCCTGTTCAAGTTGCTGCAGAAGCGGGCCATCGGGTTCAAGCCCAACCAGAAGACGAAGCGTCGGGGCGTCAGTTTCCGCAGCATCGCAGGGACTGAATGGAAGCTGCCTGGCTTCTTGCCATCCAACGACATCACGCTTGTGTGGGGGATGCGGGGATCGGGCAAAACACGCCTAGCCCTGGAGATTTCTGTGCAGGGGATGCAGGGCCAAGGCTTGTTGGATCGTCCCGCGAACCTCAACCCCACCAAGGTGCTGTTCATTGCTTCTGACTCCGGTGGCGATCCCCTAAAGGAGGAGCTGCAGGATATGGGCTTTGACGTGGACAACGATCCACTGTTTGACCCCTCCACCGATCTGTTCGAGCTGTGGTGCTACTCGCAGGAGGAGCAGCAGGAGGCTTGGGGTTGCGGGATTCGTGGCCGCATCGAGCTGTTCGAGTGGGCCAAGGCCAACAAGGGTGCTGTGGTGGTGATGGACAGCGCCAAAGCCATCACGGCGAAGGGTGGTTGCGATTACACCGACAACGCCACCGTGACGGAATTTATGACCTTCCTAAAAGAGTGCGTCTGTCCGTTCGTCACCGTGCTGGTGGTAGCTCACGACGGCACCAGGCCAGGCAGGGCTGGTGGTGCTGCTGCCTGGGAGGAAATCCCATCAATGGTGATTGGTTGCGAGAAACCCAAGGATGAAGACGGCAAGCCAATGGCAAGCCAACGCCTGCTGACCGTCCACAAAAGCCGCAAAGCTGATGAGCGTGGCTTCTCCTACAAGGTGGCTGAAGACGGCCGCCTAGCCCTGTGCCCTGGGGCTGAGGTTGTGGGTGACATGCGCACCGCCATCGTCAACCAGATGGTGGAGTGGTGGGACCAGGGCCGACCGACAGCCACCACCGATGAACTGGTGGAGGCCCTGCGGGGCAAGCGCTTCATGTTGAGCCGCAAGACGGTGCAGAACAACTGCAGCGATCTGATCCGTGGCAAGACACCCAAGCTTCAGCGGGTGAAGGGAAAGCAGGGCACCTTCAAGGTGAACCCGTATTGGCTGCGCTCGAACCGCTGA
- a CDS encoding GIY-YIG nuclease family protein has translation MQALLLQPHAAAVQIALCPTYATHPKPAGAGLMQFAWKGQTFPTFPGNQIDALAPECPVVYGLVTPENEIYVGASRTPKARLRAHLASSSYSDWLKRLVERAKPTPDGWERISSRWCWTSEEDFKKLCGVMQSMTRWCVLQVFDDDCYAEDIGIAEKAWIKALEASLNSQESKGTYYNGESRGLGTQEIANAVEELIPVLPTMKPWQPQSPAFDPSMLVGEMKTAGLTVVDKPKPQGDRYFELSETDVDALNSVFEFAYFCLDMKRELVPEVSRIGADIEKVELVLAGIDKEVASRKRHRERGFDAFWREVA, from the coding sequence ATGCAGGCGCTGCTCCTGCAGCCGCATGCCGCGGCTGTGCAGATCGCTTTATGTCCAACGTATGCCACGCACCCAAAACCCGCAGGAGCAGGGCTAATGCAATTTGCTTGGAAGGGGCAAACATTCCCGACATTCCCTGGGAATCAGATTGACGCGCTGGCACCCGAATGCCCTGTGGTCTACGGGCTGGTGACTCCAGAAAACGAGATTTATGTGGGTGCATCCAGAACGCCTAAGGCGCGGTTGCGTGCGCACCTAGCCAGTTCGAGCTATTCCGATTGGCTCAAACGTCTAGTTGAGCGTGCGAAGCCAACGCCAGATGGCTGGGAAAGAATCAGCTCCCGTTGGTGCTGGACAAGCGAAGAAGACTTCAAGAAACTCTGCGGCGTCATGCAGTCGATGACCCGCTGGTGCGTTTTGCAGGTTTTCGACGACGACTGTTACGCCGAAGACATCGGAATCGCTGAAAAAGCCTGGATTAAGGCCCTGGAGGCATCCTTAAATTCGCAGGAGTCAAAAGGCACTTACTACAACGGTGAATCCCGCGGTCTTGGCACGCAGGAAATTGCCAACGCTGTGGAGGAGCTGATTCCGGTGCTGCCGACGATGAAGCCGTGGCAACCCCAAAGCCCTGCGTTCGACCCTTCGATGTTGGTGGGCGAGATGAAAACAGCTGGCCTCACGGTTGTCGACAAGCCCAAGCCACAGGGCGATCGGTATTTCGAGCTGAGCGAAACGGATGTCGACGCGCTGAACAGTGTTTTTGAGTTCGCCTACTTCTGTCTCGATATGAAGCGAGAGTTGGTGCCCGAGGTTTCGCGGATCGGCGCTGACATCGAGAAGGTCGAACTGGTGCTGGCCGGCATCGACAAAGAGGTCGCCAGTCGAAAGCGCCATCGCGAACGCGGTTTCGATGCTTTCTGGCGGGAGGTGGCCTGA
- a CDS encoding TIGR00297 family protein yields MAFPSPDFPTQEPMLWLTALVVNGVLISLAQRFPVLTRAGWCHAGLLGTVLWGSLGWRGWLAVVAYLVLGSLVTKLGFARKRDLGLAEARGGRRGPENVWGSAFTGLVLAMLVAAGLGSEHLLLIGFAASFAAKLADTFGSEIGKRWGRTTLLITTLRPVPAGTEGAVSVEGTLASAVGSLLMTVVMALLGLLTSASAIVLVSVVGLVSTLLESLLGATGQGRWPWLSNELVNGLQTAWAALLAMAAAALLGVMH; encoded by the coding sequence ATGGCCTTTCCTTCGCCAGATTTTCCAACCCAGGAGCCGATGCTCTGGCTGACGGCGTTGGTGGTGAACGGTGTTCTGATTAGCTTGGCGCAGCGATTTCCTGTGCTGACCCGAGCCGGCTGGTGTCATGCGGGACTTCTTGGCACCGTGCTCTGGGGATCCTTGGGTTGGCGCGGTTGGCTCGCCGTGGTGGCCTATCTGGTTTTGGGCTCGCTGGTGACCAAGCTCGGATTCGCGCGCAAGCGAGATCTGGGTCTTGCCGAGGCCCGGGGGGGACGGCGCGGTCCTGAGAATGTCTGGGGTTCAGCCTTCACCGGTCTGGTGCTGGCGATGCTTGTTGCTGCTGGACTGGGATCAGAGCATCTCTTGCTGATCGGTTTTGCCGCCAGTTTCGCGGCCAAGCTTGCCGATACGTTCGGCAGTGAAATTGGTAAGCGCTGGGGGCGCACCACCCTGCTGATCACCACGTTGCGGCCGGTCCCGGCCGGCACTGAGGGGGCTGTGAGCGTGGAGGGAACCCTTGCCAGTGCTGTTGGCAGTCTGTTGATGACCGTGGTGATGGCACTGCTTGGTCTGCTCACTTCGGCATCCGCCATCGTGCTGGTGTCGGTTGTTGGACTGGTGTCCACGCTGCTGGAGAGTCTGCTGGGGGCCACAGGCCAGGGCCGATGGCCCTGGCTTAGCAATGAACTGGTCAATGGCTTGCAGACGGCTTGGGCTGCGTTGTTAGCGATGGCAGCGGCAGCACTTTTGGGAGTGATGCACTGA
- a CDS encoding 16S rRNA (uracil(1498)-N(3))-methyltransferase: MAERRRLLIEPARLRGAQALSRIGLTVSEARYLKRVLRLRPGAEVHVVSGCGQLFSTRLTAEGDLALDSDLGALSHAVAAPQPPLGLAVSLMRRGMDEVMRMACELGVDRLQPLQAQRCVPQAEYRPDRWGVILREAVEQCERLWAPELLPVLSTDEWWGNLSAENLRLIAVTRDQACADLSPLLAAEKFLPGGCWITIGPEGGWTSTELQSAAEAGWCGVGLGDTILRSSTAAVAAATALCSWRRELQRT, from the coding sequence GTGGCTGAGCGACGGCGGCTGCTGATCGAACCCGCCAGGCTTCGGGGTGCTCAGGCGCTGAGCCGCATTGGGCTCACCGTTTCGGAAGCGCGTTATCTCAAGCGGGTGCTCCGCCTGCGGCCCGGTGCAGAGGTGCACGTCGTGAGTGGTTGCGGCCAGTTGTTCAGCACGCGACTCACTGCCGAGGGTGATCTTGCGCTGGACAGTGATCTCGGCGCGCTCTCTCACGCCGTTGCAGCACCCCAACCGCCGCTAGGGCTGGCCGTGTCCTTGATGCGTCGCGGCATGGATGAGGTCATGCGCATGGCCTGCGAGCTGGGGGTGGATCGCTTGCAACCTCTTCAGGCCCAACGCTGTGTACCGCAGGCGGAGTACAGGCCTGATCGCTGGGGGGTGATCCTGCGCGAGGCGGTTGAGCAGTGTGAACGTCTCTGGGCTCCTGAGCTCTTGCCTGTTTTGTCCACGGACGAGTGGTGGGGCAACCTTTCAGCGGAGAACCTTCGCTTGATCGCGGTGACCCGTGATCAAGCGTGTGCCGATCTGTCGCCCCTCTTGGCAGCTGAAAAGTTCTTGCCTGGTGGCTGCTGGATCACAATCGGTCCTGAAGGTGGTTGGACCAGCACAGAGCTCCAATCCGCTGCCGAGGCTGGCTGGTGTGGTGTTGGCCTTGGCGACACGATCCTGCGCAGCTCAACGGCCGCAGTGGCTGCAGCCACTGCTCTCTGCAGTTGGAGACGAGAGCTTCAGCGCACCTGA
- a CDS encoding DUF3531 family protein: MHVRFREVDPFNCWLWLRFSEIPSQGERNYVDGIFDSWYVLGRLGGFNAESMQVHEEGDELSWMSYDNDESTSVMPALMHNMGQLEYEQDWARCWVDLGTSDGFCLDVLINALRQLDSDLVQIEELLIGGVNEDWPVEDHPDSIFPGMT; this comes from the coding sequence ATGCACGTTCGCTTCCGAGAGGTTGATCCCTTCAACTGCTGGCTCTGGCTGCGCTTCAGCGAAATTCCTAGTCAGGGGGAGCGCAACTACGTCGATGGCATCTTCGACAGCTGGTATGTGCTGGGGCGGCTCGGAGGATTCAATGCGGAATCCATGCAGGTGCATGAGGAAGGTGATGAGCTCAGTTGGATGAGTTACGACAATGATGAGTCCACCTCAGTGATGCCGGCGTTGATGCACAACATGGGTCAACTCGAGTACGAGCAGGACTGGGCTCGTTGCTGGGTTGATCTTGGAACAAGTGACGGGTTTTGCCTTGATGTGCTGATCAATGCCTTGCGTCAACTCGATTCCGATCTTGTACAGATCGAGGAACTGTTGATCGGAGGCGTGAATGAGGATTGGCCGGTTGAAGACCATCCAGACAGCATTTTCCCCGGCATGACTTGA
- a CDS encoding ABC transporter ATP-binding protein: MLELTDIHYKPATSGRTILEGVSLTAQQGSPLLISGESGSGKTSLLEIISGMVAAQSGTINWKGSTLNQRQRRWLCGVVFQFPERHFLGLSVGQELKLGHRRLSGDDQIEALSQVGLHGVDSRQAPERLSGGQQRRLALAVQLLRKPEVLLLDEPTAGLDWSVRGEVLDLLFNLSRQRVLIVVTHEPELFLSWNSEQRQLRDGHLLPLSP; the protein is encoded by the coding sequence ATGCTGGAACTCACCGATATCCACTACAAACCGGCAACTTCAGGAAGAACCATTCTTGAAGGAGTGTCCCTGACGGCACAACAGGGCAGTCCCCTGCTGATTTCAGGAGAAAGCGGCAGTGGTAAAACCAGCCTGCTGGAGATCATCAGCGGCATGGTGGCAGCCCAATCCGGCACCATCAACTGGAAGGGATCAACTCTGAATCAACGCCAGCGACGCTGGCTTTGCGGTGTCGTCTTCCAATTCCCTGAACGCCACTTCCTGGGACTGAGCGTGGGCCAGGAACTGAAACTGGGTCACCGCCGACTGAGTGGTGACGACCAGATTGAGGCCCTCAGCCAGGTTGGACTGCATGGAGTTGACAGCCGACAGGCTCCGGAGCGGCTCAGTGGTGGGCAACAACGACGGCTGGCCTTGGCCGTGCAGCTCCTGAGGAAACCGGAGGTCTTGCTCCTCGATGAACCCACCGCGGGCCTCGACTGGTCGGTTCGTGGTGAGGTGCTGGATCTGCTCTTCAACCTGTCCAGACAGCGTGTTCTGATCGTGGTGACCCATGAACCGGAACTGTTCCTGAGCTGGAACAGCGAGCAAAGGCAGCTGCGCGACGGCCATCTGCTCCCTCTGTCACCATGA